The following proteins come from a genomic window of Paenibacillus sp. CAA11:
- the aroF gene encoding 3-deoxy-7-phosphoheptulonate synthase, whose protein sequence is MIVITSSKVSEDRIQEIVQVIEREGVQTHVSRGSDRTVIGLIGRIEPKLAEHLRQLKDVEQVVKISKSYKLASRDFHPENTVIRVGDVEIGGDQLVVMGGPCAVESPEQIDEIARLVKAAGGQILRGGAFKPRTGPYSFQGVGVEGLIMMAEAGKKHGLLTITEVMTPEYVDICAEYADILQVGTRNMQNFDLLRKLGSCGRPVLLKRGFSATYDELLNAAEYILAGGNPDVMLCERGIRTFETYTRNTLDLSAIPALQQLSHLPVISDPSHGTGRRELVEPMSKASVAAGADGLIIEMHTDPDNSMTGDGVQSLFPDQFARLLKDLEKLAPIVGRRFDSPSLVLES, encoded by the coding sequence ATGATCGTGATTACATCATCCAAGGTGTCGGAAGACAGAATTCAAGAGATCGTTCAAGTGATTGAGCGGGAAGGAGTTCAAACCCATGTCTCCCGGGGCAGTGACCGGACGGTAATTGGATTAATCGGCAGGATTGAACCTAAGCTTGCGGAGCATCTAAGACAACTGAAGGATGTAGAGCAGGTTGTCAAAATTTCAAAGTCTTATAAACTGGCTAGCCGGGACTTTCATCCGGAGAATACGGTGATTCGGGTAGGAGATGTAGAAATTGGCGGCGATCAGCTGGTTGTCATGGGCGGTCCCTGTGCGGTGGAGTCACCGGAACAGATTGATGAAATAGCACGGTTGGTGAAAGCGGCTGGCGGGCAGATATTACGCGGGGGGGCTTTTAAGCCGAGAACCGGACCTTACAGCTTCCAGGGCGTAGGTGTAGAAGGGCTTATTATGATGGCTGAAGCAGGCAAGAAGCACGGCTTGCTGACGATTACAGAGGTTATGACACCCGAATATGTAGACATTTGCGCAGAGTATGCCGATATTCTGCAAGTAGGCACACGGAACATGCAGAATTTTGACCTCCTCCGTAAGCTGGGAAGCTGTGGCCGTCCTGTGCTGCTTAAACGGGGATTTAGTGCGACCTATGACGAGCTGCTTAATGCTGCCGAATATATTCTTGCCGGGGGCAATCCGGATGTGATGCTATGTGAGCGGGGGATTCGCACTTTTGAAACTTATACCCGCAATACGCTCGATCTTTCGGCCATTCCTGCTCTTCAGCAGCTGAGCCATCTTCCGGTTATCTCCGATCCAAGTCACGGGACGGGACGCAGAGAGCTGGTAGAGCCTATGTCCAAAGCATCTGTGGCTGCTGGTGCAGACGGCTTAATCATTGAAATGCATACGGACCCGGATAATTCTATGACTGGGGATGGTGTTCAATCTTTATTCCCTGATCAGTTTGCCAGACTGCTCAAGGATTTGGAGAAGCTGGCACCTATTGTAGGGCGTCGCTTTGATTCCCCAAGCTTGGTTCTGGAAAGTTAA
- the glnA gene encoding type I glutamate--ammonia ligase: MSAQQVLKMIQEQQIEWVDFRFVDLSGRSHHITLPAKEVDEETFVNGVAFDGSSIPGFRGIEESDMVMMPDHGSVFVDPFTAHPTLNVLCDIYTPEGERYERDPRSIAARAEKYLQDSGVGTHANFAPESEFFIFDDVRFESGMNRSFYSVNSDEASWNSGRDEDGANLGFKVPVKGGYVPVAPTDKGQDLRSEMCRLLEEVGLRVERHHHEVATAGQAEINFRFDTLVKTADNLMVYKYIVQNTAQKYGKTATFMPKPLFGDNGSGMHVHQSIFNGDTPLFYEKGAYANLSEMALHYIGGILYHAPALIAFTNPSTNSFKRLVPGYEAPVNLVYSKGNRSAAVRIPVAAVTPKGCRIEFRTPDSTANPYLAFSAMLMAGLDGIKRKIDPTKEGYGPFDKNIYELSDEEKKNIRSVPGSLEEALDALEADCGFLTEGGVFTESFIKNFIEFKRNEARSVSTRVHPHEYSLYFDL; encoded by the coding sequence ATGTCGGCACAGCAGGTTTTGAAAATGATTCAAGAACAACAAATTGAGTGGGTGGACTTCCGTTTTGTCGACTTGAGCGGTCGTTCCCATCATATTACTCTGCCTGCCAAAGAGGTGGATGAGGAGACTTTTGTGAATGGGGTAGCCTTTGACGGTTCGTCGATTCCAGGATTCCGTGGAATTGAAGAATCCGATATGGTAATGATGCCAGATCATGGCTCCGTTTTCGTTGATCCGTTTACGGCTCATCCAACACTTAACGTCCTTTGCGACATCTATACACCTGAAGGTGAACGTTATGAACGCGATCCGCGCAGCATTGCAGCTCGTGCTGAGAAATATCTGCAAGATAGCGGTGTGGGTACTCATGCGAACTTCGCACCTGAATCGGAATTCTTCATTTTTGACGATGTCCGCTTCGAGAGCGGTATGAACCGTTCTTTCTATTCTGTGAATTCGGATGAAGCGAGCTGGAACTCCGGCCGTGACGAAGACGGTGCCAATCTTGGATTTAAGGTCCCTGTGAAGGGCGGCTATGTGCCGGTTGCGCCTACGGATAAAGGTCAGGATCTAAGAAGTGAAATGTGCCGTTTGCTTGAAGAAGTGGGTCTTCGCGTTGAACGTCACCATCACGAGGTAGCTACTGCAGGACAAGCGGAAATCAACTTCCGTTTTGATACATTAGTGAAGACAGCCGATAACTTGATGGTTTACAAATATATCGTTCAGAACACAGCACAGAAGTATGGCAAGACAGCAACCTTTATGCCTAAGCCTTTGTTCGGAGATAACGGCAGCGGCATGCACGTTCACCAGTCCATTTTTAACGGGGACACGCCTCTGTTCTATGAGAAAGGTGCCTATGCTAACCTAAGCGAAATGGCGCTGCATTATATCGGCGGCATTCTGTATCATGCCCCTGCACTGATCGCATTTACGAATCCGAGCACGAACTCATTCAAACGTCTTGTACCTGGCTATGAAGCGCCAGTAAACCTGGTATACTCCAAAGGGAACCGTTCTGCAGCAGTTCGAATTCCAGTCGCTGCAGTAACACCAAAAGGATGCCGGATCGAGTTCCGTACACCGGATTCCACAGCTAATCCGTACCTTGCATTCTCTGCAATGCTGATGGCCGGCCTTGACGGCATTAAGCGCAAGATTGATCCTACCAAAGAAGGCTACGGACCGTTTGACAAGAATATCTATGAATTGTCTGATGAAGAGAAGAAGAACATCCGCAGCGTACCTGGATCTCTGGAAGAGGCTTTGGACGCTCTCGAAGCAGACTGTGGCTTCCTGACTGAAGGCGGCGTATTTACAGAATCTTTCATTAAGAACTTCATCGAATTCAAGCGCAATGAAGCTAGATCGGTATCTACAAGAGTTCATCCGCATGAATACAGCCTGTACTTTGATCTGTAA
- the serC gene encoding 3-phosphoserine/phosphohydroxythreonine transaminase: MSKRAYNFNAGPAALPLEVLERAQAEFVDFKGTGMSIMEMSHRGKVYEEVHHEAQARLLSLFGNPQGYKVLFLQGGASTQFAMIPLNLLTEGKTAGYVRTGSWANKALKEAKLVGSTFVAASSEEQKYMSVPDLSRLELPDNAAYLHVTSNETIEGTQFKSFPDTGKVPLIADMSSDILSRPFDLTQFGMIYAGAQKNLGPSGVTVVIAREELVSSSPEHLPTIFRYDTHASNNSLYNTPPSFSIYMVNEVLKWIEEQGNLSGVQQKNHEKAQLLYDTIDDSEGFFRGCVDQASRSEMNVTFRLASEELEKEFIKAAEQEGFVGLKGHRSVGGLRASIYNAVPLASIQALVDFMKHFHGKYSK, translated from the coding sequence TTGAGTAAGAGAGCTTATAACTTTAATGCAGGTCCTGCGGCGCTGCCCTTAGAGGTGTTGGAGCGCGCACAGGCAGAGTTCGTGGATTTCAAAGGGACAGGGATGTCCATTATGGAAATGTCTCATCGCGGCAAGGTTTACGAAGAGGTTCATCATGAGGCTCAGGCCCGCTTGCTCAGTTTGTTTGGCAATCCTCAGGGGTACAAGGTGTTATTTCTGCAAGGCGGTGCCTCGACACAATTCGCTATGATTCCATTGAATCTCCTGACCGAAGGCAAGACGGCCGGATATGTCCGAACAGGCAGTTGGGCGAATAAAGCGCTAAAAGAAGCGAAGCTCGTAGGCAGCACTTTTGTGGCCGCATCGTCAGAAGAACAGAAGTATATGTCGGTACCGGATCTCAGCCGGCTGGAACTGCCCGATAATGCTGCATATCTCCATGTAACATCTAATGAGACGATTGAGGGCACCCAGTTTAAGAGCTTTCCTGATACAGGGAAGGTTCCGCTTATTGCAGATATGTCCAGTGATATCTTGTCCCGTCCTTTTGATTTGACCCAGTTCGGCATGATATATGCGGGCGCGCAGAAGAATCTTGGACCATCGGGCGTGACCGTAGTGATCGCAAGGGAGGAGCTGGTGTCATCTTCTCCAGAGCATCTGCCAACTATCTTCCGGTATGACACGCATGCCAGTAATAACTCCCTATACAACACACCGCCTTCCTTCTCCATTTATATGGTGAATGAAGTGCTGAAATGGATTGAGGAGCAGGGGAACTTAAGCGGCGTGCAGCAGAAGAATCATGAGAAGGCTCAGCTGCTCTATGATACTATTGATGATAGTGAGGGCTTCTTCCGGGGCTGCGTAGATCAAGCTAGCCGTTCAGAAATGAACGTTACTTTCCGTCTGGCGTCTGAGGAACTTGAGAAGGAGTTCATCAAAGCGGCGGAACAAGAGGGCTTTGTCGGTCTTAAAGGTCACCGCAGCGTTGGAGGACTTCGTGCTTCGATTTATAATGCGGTTCCTCTTGCAAGCATCCAAGCACTGGTTGACTTTATGAAGCATTTTCACGGTAAATACAGCAAATAA
- the trmL gene encoding tRNA (uridine(34)/cytosine(34)/5-carboxymethylaminomethyluridine(34)-2'-O)-methyltransferase TrmL — protein sequence MALHIVLVEPEIPANTGNIARTCAATGTHLHLVRPLGFRTDDATLKRAGLDYWYAVHIEYHDSFAELQELYPEGRYFYATTKADKYYHDFQFQDGDFLVFGKETKGLPPELIAANRETAMKMPMTDKVRSLNLSNSAAIVVYEALRQLNFPNMT from the coding sequence ATGGCATTGCATATTGTTTTGGTTGAACCTGAGATTCCGGCGAATACCGGAAATATTGCACGTACTTGTGCTGCCACGGGAACTCATCTGCATTTGGTAAGACCGCTTGGCTTCCGGACAGATGATGCGACATTAAAACGGGCTGGCTTGGATTACTGGTACGCTGTTCATATTGAATACCATGACTCTTTTGCAGAATTGCAGGAGTTGTATCCTGAAGGACGTTATTTTTATGCTACGACAAAAGCCGACAAATACTATCATGATTTTCAGTTCCAAGATGGGGATTTTCTTGTATTCGGAAAAGAAACGAAGGGATTGCCGCCTGAATTGATTGCTGCTAACCGGGAAACCGCCATGAAGATGCCTATGACTGACAAGGTACGCTCCTTGAATTTGTCTAATTCGGCAGCAATTGTCGTATATGAAGCGCTCCGGCAGCTTAATTTTCCGAATATGACTTAA
- a CDS encoding AbrB/MazE/SpoVT family DNA-binding domain-containing protein, producing MKPAGVVRKVDQLGRIVLPKSLRKRYQMNEGDPVEILVQGDHIILERYRPKCVFCGSMEEVNEFKERMICKQCLSEMTQLPQYG from the coding sequence ATGAAACCTGCTGGTGTGGTCCGCAAAGTGGATCAACTGGGTAGAATTGTATTGCCCAAGTCGCTTCGCAAGCGATATCAAATGAACGAGGGGGATCCTGTCGAAATTTTGGTTCAGGGGGACCACATTATTTTGGAACGTTATCGGCCAAAATGTGTATTTTGCGGATCCATGGAAGAAGTAAATGAATTTAAAGAACGTATGATTTGCAAACAATGTTTATCAGAAATGACTCAGCTACCCCAATACGGTTAA
- a CDS encoding phosphodiester glycosidase family protein, translating into MNLQVKQVNRFFLLATAPFFGLLLVLWISSSQLNWNSAAPKVVPDVDIKERTRMVTEGLSQAEQTAKQAVSSIRKTTALYMQTTKAMSDIVKTTAAQAARPETIYNKRITSKLGVPVEYVQSDNIRIELYKMNPGTYRGYAMKVKLKNPKAMKMVLGKDKLGGAETTLAAVKRHGAVAGINAGGFADAGGSRYPLSTTVMNGKYVVGFEPSYKDLSFVGISESGKLIGGKFYSKQDLDRYKPAFGASFVPVLLKNGSKTVIPDKWKQSPYRAPRTVIGNYKDDQLIILVVDGYNEGGTSGATLEELQNKMVNMGVVDAYNLDGGGSTSLILNGRVVNHPSDGALRPVPTHFLFYK; encoded by the coding sequence ATGAACCTACAAGTCAAACAAGTAAACCGGTTCTTCTTGCTCGCGACCGCTCCTTTCTTCGGTCTTCTCCTGGTGCTCTGGATCAGCAGCAGTCAGCTTAACTGGAACAGCGCAGCTCCTAAAGTTGTGCCTGATGTAGACATTAAGGAACGCACTCGCATGGTGACAGAAGGACTGTCTCAGGCGGAGCAAACGGCCAAGCAGGCGGTTTCTTCCATACGCAAAACTACAGCTCTTTACATGCAGACCACAAAGGCTATGAGTGACATTGTGAAGACCACAGCGGCACAAGCCGCTAGACCGGAGACTATTTATAACAAGCGTATTACCTCCAAATTAGGCGTTCCTGTAGAGTATGTTCAGTCCGATAATATCCGCATTGAGCTGTATAAGATGAACCCGGGAACGTACCGCGGCTATGCCATGAAAGTTAAACTGAAGAATCCTAAAGCCATGAAGATGGTCCTGGGCAAGGACAAGCTGGGCGGTGCGGAGACTACGCTTGCGGCCGTCAAACGCCACGGAGCCGTGGCCGGGATTAACGCCGGCGGCTTTGCGGATGCGGGAGGCAGCAGGTACCCGCTCAGCACCACTGTGATGAACGGTAAGTATGTAGTGGGCTTTGAACCCAGCTATAAGGACTTAAGCTTTGTGGGGATTAGTGAGAGCGGCAAACTTATTGGCGGTAAATTTTACAGCAAGCAGGATCTCGACCGGTATAAGCCCGCCTTTGGAGCAAGTTTTGTGCCCGTCCTGCTTAAGAACGGCAGCAAGACTGTCATTCCCGACAAATGGAAGCAATCCCCCTACCGTGCTCCAAGAACGGTTATCGGGAACTATAAGGATGATCAGCTAATTATTCTGGTGGTGGATGGCTACAATGAAGGCGGAACATCCGGAGCAACACTTGAAGAGCTGCAGAACAAAATGGTGAATATGGGGGTAGTGGATGCTTATAATTTAGATGGAGGAGGCTCTACATCGTTGATCCTTAATGGTAGAGTCGTAAATCATCCTTCCGATGGCGCCCTTCGCCCCGTTCCAACGCACTTTTTATTCTATAAATAA